One genomic region from Haloprofundus salinisoli encodes:
- a CDS encoding translation initiation factor IF-2 subunit beta — MEYDDQLERALAESPDIESTGSRFEVPDPNVRPEGNMTVFENFQSVVDKLDRDESDVLKFLQTELGTSGQIDESGRARLTGDFRRDRVARAVEEYTEAFVLCPECGLPDTRLVDEREATMLKCDACGALSSMGQ; from the coding sequence ATGGAGTACGACGACCAACTCGAGAGGGCGCTCGCGGAGTCTCCCGACATCGAAAGCACCGGTAGTCGGTTCGAGGTCCCCGACCCGAACGTCCGACCGGAAGGAAACATGACGGTTTTCGAAAACTTCCAGTCGGTGGTCGACAAACTCGACCGCGACGAGTCGGACGTCCTGAAGTTCCTCCAGACAGAACTGGGGACGAGCGGACAGATCGACGAGAGCGGGCGCGCCCGCCTGACGGGAGATTTCCGCCGGGACCGCGTCGCCCGCGCCGTCGAGGAGTACACCGAGGCGTTCGTCCTCTGCCCGGAGTGCGGGCTTCCGGATACGCGCCTCGTCGACGAACGCGAGGCGACGATGCTGAAATGCGACGCCTGCGGCGCGCTGTCGTCGATGGGTCAGTGA
- a CDS encoding DNA-3-methyladenine glycosylase family protein, producing the protein MERGTIPLDDLAGEFDLQATVESGQSYLWDRADGGMYETIVAHGGDHWYETVVPRIDGVSDEQAVLRVRQVGDPATGRLEWESNVDAVPLLTHLLRLDDDLDAILGATPDDPLLRRAYDAYRGMRLVRDPPFACLISFICSAQMRVSRIHGMQTAMAREFGDRFEFDGETYYAFPTAAQLAERTEDELRELKLGYRAPYVRRSAEMVASGEAHPDEALGLDYEDARESLTRFVGVGDKVADCVLLFSLGFLEAVPLDTWIQTAIADHYPDCERGSYRETSRAIRERFGGDYAGYAQTYVFYYLRAGGAI; encoded by the coding sequence ATGGAGCGAGGGACGATTCCGCTCGACGACCTGGCCGGGGAGTTCGACCTCCAAGCGACCGTCGAGAGCGGTCAGTCGTATCTCTGGGACCGCGCCGACGGCGGCATGTACGAGACGATAGTCGCCCACGGCGGCGACCACTGGTACGAGACGGTCGTGCCCCGGATAGACGGCGTGAGCGACGAGCAGGCGGTTTTGCGCGTGCGACAGGTCGGCGACCCCGCCACCGGGAGATTGGAGTGGGAGTCGAACGTCGACGCCGTACCGCTTCTCACCCACCTGCTGCGCCTCGACGACGACCTCGACGCGATTCTCGGCGCGACCCCAGACGACCCGCTGCTCCGCCGGGCCTACGACGCTTACCGCGGCATGCGACTCGTCCGCGACCCGCCGTTCGCCTGTCTCATCTCGTTCATCTGCTCGGCGCAGATGCGCGTCTCGCGCATTCACGGCATGCAGACGGCGATGGCCCGCGAGTTCGGCGACCGGTTCGAGTTCGACGGCGAGACGTACTACGCGTTTCCGACGGCCGCGCAGCTGGCCGAGCGGACCGAGGACGAACTCCGGGAGCTGAAACTCGGCTACCGCGCGCCCTACGTCCGACGGAGCGCGGAGATGGTCGCTTCGGGCGAGGCGCACCCCGACGAGGCGCTTGGCCTCGATTACGAGGACGCCCGCGAGTCGCTGACGCGGTTCGTCGGCGTCGGCGACAAGGTGGCCGACTGCGTCCTCCTCTTCTCGCTGGGCTTTCTGGAAGCGGTCCCGCTGGACACGTGGATTCAGACGGCCATCGCCGACCACTACCCCGACTGCGAACGGGGCAGCTACCGCGAGACGTCGCGGGCGATACGCGAACGGTTCGGCGGCGACTACGCGGGCTACGCTCAGACGTACGTCTTCTACTACCTGCGCGCCGGCGGCGCGATATAA
- a CDS encoding DUF555 domain-containing protein translates to MDCRVVVEAAVPVYDVGTTDEAVRIAISKTGEMLNPDLNYVEINMGSRQSPSGEELPPAFIAADEALVALELEMTVFNVEREEHASRIARKEIGQRLDNIPLKVLEVTIVADETDENEGENAEGSPDGDAQNDSESDDDELLPEFEEMVDEESDG, encoded by the coding sequence ATGGACTGCAGAGTCGTCGTAGAGGCGGCCGTGCCCGTCTACGACGTGGGGACGACGGACGAAGCGGTCCGCATCGCTATCTCCAAAACCGGCGAGATGCTCAACCCGGACCTCAACTACGTCGAGATCAATATGGGGAGCCGACAGTCGCCGTCCGGCGAGGAACTCCCGCCGGCGTTCATCGCCGCCGACGAGGCGCTCGTCGCTCTCGAACTGGAGATGACCGTCTTCAACGTCGAACGCGAAGAGCACGCGTCGAGAATCGCCCGAAAAGAGATCGGCCAGCGTCTGGACAACATCCCGCTCAAGGTGCTGGAAGTAACCATCGTCGCCGACGAAACGGACGAAAACGAGGGAGAGAACGCAGAGGGGTCGCCCGACGGGGACGCGCAGAACGACTCCGAGTCGGACGACGACGAGTTGCTGCCGGAGTTCGAGGAGATGGTCGACGAAGAGAGCGACGGCTGA
- a CDS encoding UPF0058 family protein, with product MKKQELIHLHGLLAEVRSQQEHWKDTELDLTEYNELGVRPTSIHKSKTDHKAAVFKLAKGITASMEETEPETVAPKAD from the coding sequence ATGAAGAAGCAGGAGCTCATTCACCTTCACGGCCTGCTTGCAGAGGTACGAAGCCAGCAGGAACATTGGAAAGACACCGAACTCGACCTCACTGAATACAACGAACTTGGCGTTCGTCCGACATCTATTCACAAGTCGAAAACAGACCACAAGGCCGCCGTCTTCAAACTCGCAAAAGGCATCACGGCCTCGATGGAAGAGACCGAGCCGGAGACCGTCGCGCCGAAAGCCGACTGA